The following coding sequences lie in one Halorarum halophilum genomic window:
- a CDS encoding MATE family efflux transporter, whose translation MFALAWPIVATQLLQVAYNLADTLWLGRYSTDAVAALSLAFPLIFLFISVGGGFNVAGATLVAQYTGAGQRADDDVDGDDGTEPAGDDGEEVDDADTDADDPPALGGEYRRAAGTVAGQTLSFITAIAVAVGLLGFLLVDRLLGVLPAGAATATQVIPLASGYMGVFFLGMPFLFGFFVFSALMRGYGNTRAPMLVMALSVAVNVVLDPILIFGFEGNPVFGVVGGRGLEASLLAATGFDGAGVQGAAVATVVSRGLATVVGLYVLLGTDAGPTVALPDFRPRLEYIRKIVTIGVPSALEQSASALGLIALTAMVATFAPEVVAAYGLGNRLVSLVFLPALGLGRATNTIVGQNLGAEKPERAEQAVWLAAKAGTAVMLCVAVVAFLFAAPIVGAFIATGTDAAAATIAYGADYIRVRAVEFAFIGVLQVVLGAYRGAGNTKTALAFSLVALWLGRVPIVYVLSFHLRFAEQGIWIGMAVGQIIGAIAAAAWFTRGTWKRTLVDDEGAPAGS comes from the coding sequence ATGTTCGCCCTCGCGTGGCCCATCGTCGCCACGCAGCTCCTCCAGGTCGCGTACAACCTGGCGGACACGCTCTGGCTCGGGCGCTACTCCACCGACGCGGTCGCCGCGCTGAGCCTCGCGTTCCCGCTCATCTTCCTGTTCATCAGCGTCGGCGGCGGCTTCAACGTCGCCGGCGCGACGCTCGTCGCGCAGTACACCGGCGCGGGTCAACGGGCGGACGACGACGTGGACGGGGACGACGGGACGGAACCGGCCGGGGACGACGGCGAGGAGGTGGACGACGCGGATACGGACGCGGACGACCCGCCTGCGCTCGGCGGCGAGTACCGCCGGGCCGCCGGCACGGTCGCCGGGCAGACGCTCTCGTTCATCACCGCCATCGCGGTCGCCGTCGGCCTGCTCGGCTTCCTCCTCGTGGACCGGCTGCTCGGGGTGCTCCCGGCGGGCGCGGCCACGGCGACGCAGGTCATCCCCCTCGCGAGCGGCTACATGGGGGTGTTCTTCCTCGGGATGCCGTTCCTCTTCGGCTTCTTCGTCTTCTCCGCGCTGATGCGCGGCTACGGCAACACGCGGGCGCCGATGCTGGTGATGGCGCTCTCGGTCGCCGTGAACGTCGTGCTCGACCCGATCCTCATCTTCGGCTTCGAGGGGAACCCGGTGTTCGGCGTGGTCGGCGGCCGCGGACTGGAGGCGAGCCTCCTCGCCGCGACGGGGTTCGACGGCGCGGGCGTGCAGGGTGCGGCGGTGGCGACCGTCGTCTCGCGCGGCCTCGCGACCGTCGTCGGGCTGTACGTCCTGCTCGGCACCGACGCCGGGCCGACGGTGGCGCTGCCCGACTTCCGGCCGCGGCTGGAGTACATCCGGAAGATCGTCACGATCGGGGTCCCCTCGGCGCTGGAGCAGTCCGCGTCCGCGCTCGGGCTGATCGCCCTGACCGCGATGGTCGCGACGTTCGCGCCTGAGGTCGTCGCCGCCTACGGGCTGGGGAACCGGCTCGTCTCGCTGGTGTTCCTCCCCGCGCTGGGGCTCGGGCGGGCCACGAACACCATCGTCGGGCAGAACCTCGGCGCGGAGAAGCCCGAACGCGCGGAACAGGCCGTCTGGCTCGCGGCGAAGGCCGGGACGGCGGTGATGCTCTGCGTCGCCGTCGTCGCGTTCCTGTTCGCGGCGCCCATCGTCGGCGCCTTCATCGCCACCGGCACGGACGCCGCGGCGGCGACCATCGCCTACGGCGCGGACTACATCCGCGTCCGGGCCGTCGAGTTCGCGTTCATCGGCGTGCTCCAGGTCGTCCTCGGCGCCTACCGCGGCGCGGGGAACACGAAGACTGCGCTGGCGTTCTCGCTGGTCGCGCTGTGGCTCGGCCGGGTGCCGATCGTCTACGTGCTCTCGTTCCACCTCCGCTTCGCCGAGCAGGGGATCTGGATCGGTATGGCGGTCGGGCAGATCATCGGCGCCATCGCGGCGGCGGCGTGGTTCACCCGCGGGACGTGGAAGCGGACGCTCGTCGACGACGAGGGGGCGCCCGCGGGGAGCTAG
- a CDS encoding DUF5518 domain-containing protein, producing MVPDTSTSPTVDTSTADDNRSAAINGFLGGIVGALLMLVPLSTLLGGAIAGYLEEGRPEDGLKVGAIAGLLMLVPFVLVLSLSLYFLGFGGVSAVFGLMGLVGLLFSALYTVGLSVLGGYLGVYLKNER from the coding sequence ATGGTCCCCGATACCTCCACCTCCCCAACGGTCGACACGTCGACCGCGGACGATAACCGCAGCGCAGCCATCAACGGCTTCCTCGGCGGTATCGTCGGCGCGCTCCTCATGCTCGTCCCGCTATCGACGCTCCTCGGGGGCGCGATCGCCGGCTATCTGGAAGAAGGACGGCCGGAAGACGGCCTCAAGGTCGGCGCGATCGCGGGGCTCCTCATGCTCGTTCCGTTCGTGCTCGTCCTCTCCCTCTCGTTGTACTTTCTCGGGTTCGGCGGGGTGTCCGCCGTGTTCGGATTGATGGGCCTCGTCGGGCTGCTCTTTAGTGCACTGTACACCGTCGGGTTGAGCGTTCTCGGCGGGTACCTCGGCGTCTACCTGAAAAACGAGCGATAA
- a CDS encoding sensor histidine kinase gives MMDQGGRYGAGVSLLAVPTVGLVGAATALLFRDSTTLLDFAFGWIAPVLLLGVLAYTVAWTRDQPITGDDVLVLGLWFAGGAVLFGLAALATYYFQIVKGGVIVDYQFGLINWSIGGGAIGLLVGNYDVHQHLTRRKLDRARQQASILNRVLRHDIRNDLNVVFGYLDRIEAASTEEREALAVVRDRAEHLHDVSERARMIEEAIRTEQLTTVDVAAAVRSHVEGLESDHPDAEIDLTGPERACVRAIEGIVPALWEPLENAVVHSDRPSPRVDVEISRSDDRADGQVVITIADAGPGFPELEEVVFGDDAESQLGHSRGTGLWLLKMTVEESGGHTSVSDAGGDGTLVTVRLPAAANPAES, from the coding sequence ATGATGGACCAGGGGGGGAGGTACGGCGCCGGAGTCTCGCTCCTGGCCGTCCCGACGGTCGGTCTGGTCGGCGCCGCCACCGCGCTCCTGTTCCGCGACTCCACTACCCTCCTCGACTTCGCGTTCGGCTGGATCGCCCCCGTCCTCCTGCTGGGGGTCCTCGCCTACACGGTCGCCTGGACGAGGGACCAGCCCATCACGGGCGACGACGTCCTCGTCCTCGGCCTGTGGTTCGCCGGCGGGGCGGTGCTCTTCGGGTTGGCCGCGCTCGCCACCTACTACTTCCAGATCGTGAAGGGCGGCGTGATCGTCGACTACCAGTTCGGCCTGATCAACTGGTCGATCGGCGGCGGGGCGATCGGCCTGCTCGTGGGGAACTACGACGTACACCAGCACCTCACCCGACGCAAACTCGATCGGGCGCGCCAGCAGGCCTCGATCCTCAACCGCGTCCTCCGCCACGACATCCGCAACGACCTGAACGTCGTCTTCGGCTACCTCGATCGGATCGAAGCCGCGTCGACCGAGGAGCGGGAGGCGCTCGCGGTGGTTCGCGACCGCGCGGAACACCTCCACGACGTGTCCGAGCGGGCACGCATGATCGAGGAGGCGATCCGGACTGAACAACTGACGACCGTCGACGTCGCGGCCGCGGTCAGGAGCCACGTCGAGGGCCTCGAAAGCGACCACCCGGACGCGGAGATCGACCTCACGGGGCCGGAGCGGGCGTGCGTCCGGGCGATCGAGGGGATCGTCCCGGCGCTGTGGGAGCCGCTCGAGAACGCCGTCGTCCACAGCGACCGCCCCTCGCCGCGCGTCGACGTGGAGATCAGCCGGTCGGACGACCGCGCCGACGGGCAGGTGGTGATCACGATCGCGGACGCCGGGCCGGGGTTCCCGGAGCTGGAGGAGGTCGTGTTCGGCGACGACGCGGAGTCGCAGCTCGGTCACAGCCGGGGGACCGGCCTCTGGCTGCTCAAGATGACGGTCGAGGAGTCGGGCGGTCACACGTCCGTCTCCGACGCGGGCGGGGACGGGACGCTCGTCACGGTCCGGCTCCCCGCGGCCGCGAACCCGGCAGAGTCGTGA
- a CDS encoding O-acetylhomoserine aminocarboxypropyltransferase/cysteine synthase family protein — MSDDSDDRSRATDSLHAGQEPDPATGARAPPLYQTTSYVFEDADDAAAQFALEEPGYIYSRLMNPTLETLQERLATLEGGVGAAVTASGMASLDLTTFLLAEAGDNIVTASSLYGGTYTYFTHTVERRGITTRFVDTLDYDAYEEAIDDDTAYVHLETIGNPALDTPDIERVADIAHDHGVPLFVDNTFATPHLCRPIEHGADLVWNSTTKWLHGSGTTVGGVVVDGGTFPWADHAEKYPELAEDNPAYHGVNFAETFGEAAFTYAAIARGLRDLGNQQAPFDAWQTLQGLETLPLRMDRHCENAMAVAEYLEDHADVSWVNYPGLESHPTHDTASEYLDGGYGGMITFGLEGGYNAARTTVESTELASLLANVGDAKTLIIHPASTTHQQLSAEEKEASGVTDDLVRISVGIEDPADIIADLDAAIDAAT; from the coding sequence ATGAGCGACGATTCCGACGACCGCTCGCGCGCCACCGACTCGCTTCACGCCGGCCAGGAGCCCGACCCCGCGACCGGGGCGCGGGCGCCGCCGCTGTACCAGACCACGTCGTACGTCTTCGAGGACGCCGACGACGCGGCCGCACAGTTCGCCCTCGAGGAGCCGGGGTACATCTACTCCCGGCTGATGAACCCGACCCTGGAGACGCTCCAGGAGCGCCTCGCCACCCTCGAGGGCGGCGTCGGCGCCGCCGTCACCGCCTCGGGGATGGCGTCGCTCGACCTCACCACCTTCCTGCTCGCGGAGGCGGGCGACAACATCGTCACCGCCTCGTCGCTGTACGGCGGCACGTACACCTACTTCACCCACACCGTCGAGCGCCGCGGCATCACCACCCGGTTCGTCGACACGCTGGACTACGACGCCTACGAGGAGGCGATCGACGACGACACCGCCTACGTCCACCTCGAGACCATCGGGAACCCGGCGCTCGACACGCCGGACATCGAGCGGGTCGCGGACATCGCCCACGACCACGGCGTCCCCCTGTTCGTGGACAACACGTTCGCGACGCCCCACCTCTGCCGGCCCATCGAGCACGGCGCCGACCTCGTGTGGAACTCGACGACGAAGTGGCTCCACGGCTCCGGGACGACCGTCGGCGGGGTCGTCGTCGACGGCGGCACGTTCCCGTGGGCCGACCACGCGGAGAAGTACCCCGAACTCGCCGAGGACAACCCGGCGTACCACGGCGTCAACTTCGCGGAGACGTTCGGCGAGGCGGCGTTCACCTACGCTGCCATCGCCCGCGGCCTGCGCGACCTGGGTAACCAGCAGGCCCCCTTCGACGCCTGGCAGACCCTCCAGGGGCTGGAGACGCTCCCGCTGCGGATGGACCGCCACTGCGAGAACGCGATGGCCGTCGCCGAGTACCTCGAGGACCACGCGGACGTCTCGTGGGTGAACTACCCGGGGCTCGAGTCACACCCGACCCACGACACCGCCAGCGAGTACCTCGACGGCGGCTACGGCGGCATGATCACCTTCGGGCTGGAAGGGGGGTACAACGCCGCCCGGACGACGGTCGAGTCGACGGAGCTCGCGAGCTTGCTCGCCAACGTCGGCGACGCCAAGACGCTCATCATCCACCCGGCCAGCACCACCCACCAGCAGCTCTCGGCCGAGGAGAAGGAGGCATCCGGCGTGACCGACGACCTCGTCCGCATCTCCGTGGGGATCGAGGACCCGGCCGACATCATCGCCGACCTGGACGCCGCCATCGACGCCGCGACGTAA
- a CDS encoding metal-dependent hydrolase gives MMAPTHVAVSLALALPVALVAPEFSTAAVVGAVLGGTAPDLDLLVGQHRRTLHFPVLLWPVAVLAGVAALLAPSALSVGAALAVVAAAVHSASDVLGAGEELRPWERTNPNAVYDHARGRWLAARYVVRYDGAPEDLALTVLFAAPVALLLTGPPRWLAVGVIAVAIPYAVLRKRLPKYFARIV, from the coding sequence ATGATGGCGCCCACGCACGTCGCGGTCAGCCTCGCGCTCGCGCTCCCGGTCGCCCTCGTCGCTCCCGAGTTCTCGACCGCCGCGGTCGTCGGCGCGGTCCTCGGCGGCACGGCGCCGGACCTCGACCTGCTGGTCGGCCAGCACCGGCGAACGCTCCACTTCCCGGTGCTCCTCTGGCCGGTCGCAGTCCTCGCGGGCGTCGCTGCGCTCCTCGCCCCGTCCGCGCTCTCCGTCGGCGCGGCACTCGCCGTTGTCGCCGCGGCGGTCCACAGTGCGAGCGACGTGCTCGGCGCCGGCGAGGAACTCCGGCCCTGGGAGCGGACCAACCCGAACGCGGTGTACGACCACGCCCGCGGCCGGTGGCTCGCCGCGCGGTACGTCGTCCGGTACGACGGTGCGCCCGAGGACCTCGCGCTCACGGTCCTGTTCGCGGCGCCGGTCGCGCTCCTGCTGACGGGCCCGCCGCGGTGGCTCGCCGTGGGCGTGATCGCGGTCGCGATCCCGTACGCCGTCCTGCGGAAACGGCTCCCGAAGTACTTCGCGAGGATCGTGTGA